A single region of the Coriobacteriia bacterium genome encodes:
- a CDS encoding rhodanese-like domain-containing protein encodes MKPSRAIIWTTAVGILLVGLGYALTRPAPGAAENIGNDRLRELVTGGARLVDVRSPGEFAMGHIAGAELVPPERVAEAARDWDRDQDIVLYCATGARSSTAMEQLRRMGFRRLYNHERGISGWDGELTTDTAQRGAGAIETDGLPVLVEFTSDG; translated from the coding sequence ATGAAGCCATCGAGAGCGATCATCTGGACGACCGCCGTCGGCATCCTGCTCGTCGGGCTCGGTTACGCGTTGACCCGCCCGGCCCCCGGGGCGGCCGAGAACATCGGCAACGACCGGCTGCGCGAGCTCGTCACCGGAGGCGCACGGCTGGTCGACGTGCGCAGCCCGGGCGAGTTCGCGATGGGGCACATCGCCGGGGCCGAGCTCGTCCCGCCCGAGCGGGTGGCGGAGGCCGCGCGCGACTGGGACCGCGATCAGGACATCGTGCTGTACTGCGCCACGGGGGCCCGGTCCTCGACCGCCATGGAGCAGCTGCGGCGCATGGGCTTCAGGCGCCTGTACAACCACGAGCGCGGTATCTCGGGCTGGGACGGCGAGCTGACCACGGACACGGCGCAGCGGGGAGCGGGCGCGATCGAGACGGACGGCCTGCCGGTGCTCGTCGAGTTCACCTCCGACGGTTGA
- a CDS encoding thioredoxin family protein: MDRLRKEYEGKVEFRVYDIDGPGGEAGELAGELGVQYVPTFVFVNADESISAQVVGGMAERDLRGRLDALE, translated from the coding sequence GTGGATAGGCTGCGCAAGGAGTACGAGGGCAAGGTCGAGTTCCGGGTCTACGACATCGACGGGCCGGGGGGAGAGGCGGGCGAGCTGGCGGGCGAGCTCGGCGTGCAGTACGTGCCGACGTTCGTCTTCGTGAACGCGGACGAGAGCATCTCCGCGCAGGTGGTCGGAGGGATGGCCGAGCGGGATCTGCGCGGAAGGCTCGACGCGCTCGAGTAG